A genomic window from Salvia splendens isolate huo1 chromosome 11, SspV2, whole genome shotgun sequence includes:
- the LOC121754610 gene encoding MAP7 domain-containing protein 1-like, translated as MGKKKWAKKQTGEKTPSTRREETPESQQPTEERPSNSQPQEPSPQAPAMVSLNALTEFLRQQDLNKDWAAALAGFSQIGGGASMTGEAPAVPPTSIPTSSTIPPERESPSATTPPEPSEPTQTPQQSDSMDIDPISAYYDSDPGEREARRREEQKSQEGGDELERMSVAESTPQEMEREEIDLNETARKQGLMTDEEFEALLSQVTRMDDDTATMAEGLDLASGAVGEGGGANTGNSSEDQVNQPEDEREEETESITPQTEARGSDAQIEEEKAVARTEVPEPVAPPVIKPKAVKQKLV; from the coding sequence ATGGGAAAAAAGAAATGGGCAAAGAAACAAACCGGTGAGAAAACCCCTTcaacccgcagggaagaaaCCCCAGAATCGCAACAGCCAACAGAAGAGCGGCCGTCGAACTCGCAACCACAAGAGCCAAGTCCTCAGGCTCCGGCGATGGTCTCTTTGAATGCACTAACAGAGTTCCTCAGACAGCAGGACCTGAACAAGGATTGGGCGGCTGCGTTGGCAGGGTTTAGCCAAATCGGAGGTGGAGCAAGCATGACCGGAGAAGCCCCGGCAGTAccacccacttccattccgactTCCTCAACAATTCCACCAGAAAGGGAATCTCCCTCGGCGACCACACCGCCAGAGCCCTCGGAACCCACCCAAACTCCACAACAAAGCGACTCGATGGATATTGACCCCATCTCCGCCTACTATGATTCTGACCCAGGGGAAAGGGAAGCGAGAAGAAGAGAGGAGCAGAAGAGTCAAGAGGGAGGAGATGAACTAGAAAGAATGTCGGTAGCGGAGTCTACTCCTCAAGAAATGGAGAGGGAAGAAATAGATCTGAATGAAACGGCCAGAAAGCAAGGCCTTATGACCGATGAGGAATTTGAAGCGCTTTTAAGCCAAGTGACTCGGATGGACGATGACACTGCcacgatggctgagggtctggacctcgcatcagGGGCAGTAGGAGAGGGTGGAGGAGCGAATACAGGAAATAGCTCGGAAGACCAAGTCAACCAACcagaagatgagagagaagaagagacaGAGTCAATAACTCCCCAGACAGAGGCGAGGGGAAGTGATGCGCAGATTGAGGAAGAGAAAGCAGTAGCAAGAACAGAGGTACCAGAACCAGTGGCACCTCCAGTGATAAAACCGAAGGCCGTCAAGCAGAAGTTGGTGTAG